TGACCTTTTCAATCAGAATGTTGTGTAAATATGATCAATTGTTCACTTTAAACTGTGAACAAAATGGCAAGCAAAAAAGCAAAAGTCCCAAACGGTGCCTCTGCTTGCTCAATGTGAACGTGAACAATCTCCACATGCTCCAACAACTCCTCTGTACATTTCATAGAGGACACAGGGTGAACTAATGGCAAAAAATGAAGTTACTGAAGTTACAAGTTACTCTTCAACTCTGAGTCAATTTGCTTTTGTTGTGACCTTTATCCTTTGGACCACCGGTAACGTCAAGATGCTGTGGACGGACAGCCTGACACCAAATAGCCTTAAACTCAGCCTCAGTCCGCGATTGTCTTAAACTTATCACTCTGTGATTGTCCAATGATCTTACTGGGCCAGTTTTCTGTTTGTGGATTATAGTCCTTGACAATAAGAAAACTTCACATCTTCATTGGGAAAAGCTTTTATTCTTGGACAAAGGCTTAGTCCATGTATAGGACTGGCCAATTGTCACCAATACTACCTTTGATAACAATAGAGAGACCAGTTATGAAtaaatttcttgaatttcccctggggaataaataaagtatctatctatctatctatctatctaaattgtTTCTAACCAAGCATTTCTGCCCCAATTTACATTTGTACTTTAACACACAGTTTAAGGATTCATAAGTAAGAGTGATGCATCATTTGGAACTAAACTGTCAGTTGTAAAAATCCTTTTTGGTCGGTTTGCTTTTCGAGAGTTTACAGGAAGAAGGGGACTACTGACGAGCAGCCTGTTGTGGAAACAATTTGGTCATGCCGTGTCATCCAGCCTTATCTGGGCTCTGTGCAAACTACAAATACGAACAGAGTGAAGTAACTCTTAGTGCTTACCGTCAGCTGCCGATCACACTCTGCTCCTCTCACCTCTGTCTCGTTCAAAATGAGTCTTCGAGTTACTTTACTGCTTCTCTTTGAATTGTCCCTTTACGCCGCTGTTTCATCAAAGAAAGGTAAATCTCTAtctattgtgttgtgtttaattGGGGTTGTTTTCGTATATTTTGCTGTACAACGATCAACTTGTAATGTTTTATTTCTATTTCCTTTCGCTCAGTAGAGTGCATGGCTTCTTTTTGTTTTGGATCATGCATGAATGAAGACCTTGCAAATgtttatttgagtgtgtgtgtttcagtgtgtgggcGCCCCACTGTCTCGggtgaggtggaggtggaggcccTCCAGAGGGTGTATGAGCCCGGGGAGGAGGCTGTGCTCTCCTGTGCACCCGGCTACGTCCGTGCTGGTGGCTCCCGTGTCATTATCTGCACCAGAGACGGGGACTGGGGAAAAGTCAGCCTCAAATGTGCACGTGAGTCAGCAGAGAGATTGTAGAAGAGAGATGTACTGTAGGATCCAGTCAGTGTTGATTTGTATCTGAAACCAAGGAGGAACTTTGAGATAAGACTGCACTTCACTTTCTCTTCACGTGTTTTGTGAAGTGTTTTGAGTACATCCACAGAGAATGGCACTCAGACAAACATACAGTGAAGATAATATGTAATAATACGTCTTTATTGCTATtcacaaagagagaaagcagaccAAAACAAATGTCTACTGTAGATGTTTGAACTCACTCATGTAAAAAGGTCTTTGTTATATAGTTTTAGCAATACTTTGTTTTATAGTTTAAATTATTTCCTTTTGTAATCACACATCTGAATGATTTTGTAACTCTATTTGCAGCAAAAAGCTGTCCCCCACTTAACGATCCAACACATGGAACGGCTGAGTTCATAAACATTGTGTACAAGAGCACCATCAACTACACCTGTGATGAGGGGTAGGTAAACTATCTTTAGGTTTGCGGTGAATTCTAATCACAAAAGAACTTATATCCATAGCAGTCCTCTAGttttctacccccccccccttaaatGTACAGTCTGCTATGTCAATTATGATTCTACACTTTCTGGAAATTacttcaggaaattactgtGGCACAAGACGCTACTGCATCTGCCTCTTATGTTTGGACCTAAACCGCCTGTTCTGTTCTGCAGGTATATTCTAAACGGAACAACTAACAGTACCTGTATGCATGATGGAAAATGGAGTCATCCTCCTCCAGTTTGTGAACGTAAGATTTATTCTCTCAAAGAATACAATTtctcaattaaaaaaaagaatagagTCCTGCTGATTTGtcatattttgttttcaaaacacaCCACAGTCCACCACTACATTTGTCATCAGTCATCTCCATGCCGTAACGATGTTTGCTCTATGTGACGTGGAAAgcatctctcttccttctcaGCTGTTACCTGTGGCCTGGCCCCAATCCCCATCTATGGCAAAATCGTTTATGACAAAAAGCCAGTTGGGGACATTGTTACATTTGGATTCGGGGGGCGATACGAGTGTCTGCCCCCTCTTGCACTCTTTGGCAACGAGAAAGCCTCCTGCACTGCCCATGGCAACTGGACAGTGCCTCCAGAATGTCGAAGTAAGTGAAAACAACTGCTGAAGGTTTGTATGCTTT
This window of the Alosa alosa isolate M-15738 ecotype Scorff River chromosome 7, AALO_Geno_1.1, whole genome shotgun sequence genome carries:
- the LOC125297967 gene encoding beta-2-glycoprotein 1-like — protein: MSLRVTLLLLFELSLYAAVSSKKVCGRPTVSGEVEVEALQRVYEPGEEAVLSCAPGYVRAGGSRVIICTRDGDWGKVSLKCAPKSCPPLNDPTHGTAEFINIVYKSTINYTCDEGYILNGTTNSTCMHDGKWSHPPPVCEPVTCGLAPIPIYGKIVYDKKPVGDIVTFGFGGRYECLPPLALFGNEKASCTAHGNWTVPPECRIVVCPAPTAIPHGFITFAVKREHGYKERVKYGCDANYVMDGAPEIECEKTSQWSTKPVCRAPCTVNVKRGRIFYNAKKMWIEDFKPNRLLHNEYVVVYCLNKENKCGYPVATQCIDGTLKIPECYEEPSGTTYTLNSKSLPSEIKMCP